In Brassica napus cultivar Da-Ae chromosome C2, Da-Ae, whole genome shotgun sequence, the sequence gcaaaagattttttttaccaccaaaaaagtattttaaagtcatttcTTAGCTTTCCCTTGGTGAATAAAAATAAGATTAAGAAGACAGTGTTTTCAGTAGTTTATGAACCTAATCTATGCTTTGTGGATGTATATTTAGACTTTTGTTTAGTTTGCTTTAAATAAAGGTGTAGTTTTTCTTTAGATGTGTCAATCATCAAAGCCTAAATGCTTCTCTGCTCATTTTATTCAAAGCATACAATGACATTCACAAGCTATTTTCCATATAACAATTTATACCACTGTTTTCCAAACGATGAGATCTTACCAAACTATTAATAAGTGACATTTATAAGCTCAATTTAAAGATTGGTCACTATGATTCAGATGATAACTAAGCTGAGTAGAGAATGATTAATGTGACTGGATGCAAGAATCTAATTTACAATCGATTCTATTTCTAATTAAAATCCAAACaccatatatattataactataggaaacttttttttttaacaacgaaCGGCTATTTTACAGATTATACTTAgttattttactaaaatattttatttaaaaattattgttttgaaaTATACTTGAATCTTACATAATTGTAGATTTAAATTTGTagtttgtttcaaaatttattatttacaaaatcaatctcaaaatatatttgaaatctATAATTAAGTATTCAGTTTATGTTCAAAAATTTAGGATTGAAAAGCTACTTTTAACATCTATAACAAAACTGAAAATGACACTTCactattttatcaaaattttaaggtAGCAAAATTTAGTGATTATTTTTGTAGATGAGAATGTAAGTCATATTTATTATCTACTACATTTTTTAGAAGTATATGACAGATACGAGatttatggataatatatatttagtttttcttactaaaaaaattaaaataatgaactgaattaaatatgagacgttgaaataaaataatttctcAATTATAGACGTCAAACTCAAATCTTAAAATTCAAAGGGTTActattttttcatttcataaatagtttttaaccgaaaaattattccgcgctttgaaagcccatgtcaaaatctagtatctaTTATAATCGAAGTACACTTTAAAATTAACCTTTAGATTTGCAAAATATATACAATCTAATGCCatcaaagtattttttttttcctgtttttAATACATTTCCTAAATTGATTATCAACTATAAAAATTGGCAACATTAATTATCTTTGAACTGACTTCCTATTTTACGTCAGGAAAATATACACGTACTATATCATGAAAGAGAATATTTTCAAAGATATTGAATGCATCTTTGAGATCACCagtggattttaaatatattatcgtactgtattttatgtttaacaCAATACAACTCAgagttttctatttcttatgaTCTTAATTCAGTAAAGTGTTTTGTATAtctatcttaatttctaaactgctatataatataaatttttgtaacatttttaatattaaaccaaagtttatgcaaaaaaaaaaaaaattaatattagatTTGGAAGTATATTATTCATTTACTATGGCTTTATAAAAGCTTTAGACAAAAAGATCATAATcgaagaaccgaaccaaaatacaTGAATCTGAAACTGGACCGAACTCTTAAATAATGAATtggtttcaaaatttatatattcaaaatcatCGAACCGAGCTGAACGGGTacccaaatataaaaatattaattatatatatacatatagcatagctaaatatatatttatactttaaaaatatatttaaaatatttgaaaaagacTAAATTATTGTAAAGTATCTGAACTATCTGAACGTATCCGAAACTATCCAGATAATTTTATCCAAAGTAACCaaaaatatcagattttttaatctaaatcatcctaattattcgatattttatccaaaatacATGTTGTTTAACCTACACTACTTGAAATAACGAAccagaaccaaaaccaaatgaGGACCAAAACATTTCGGGTATTTTTGGTTCCTAATTTTACTATCAGaatcgaaccgaaccaaacccaaagctatccgaaccgaaccaaaaaaaaattgttaaatagtaaatggatcctctagcctCCTACGTGAATTACCTGATAttcaaaatacccgaaccgaaccgaattgATACCCATAATGCCCACACTTGCTTATaacataatattgttttaaaccTTAACACattaaatatttcatattatCTATTAGTAATACAGGAGAAgttataaaacatcaaataatcaatttatatactattaaatatatgttaatataatctatgaatatattaattgtataatatttacatataaatacaaGTCTAAATCGTTTATAAATATGGAATTAGGCTATATGATATCCATGTCGgtctaaaatacaaaatataattagtaaatgtaaaattatatgtaaataatgtgttaaaattttataatacttttaaaattataaatatattataccaTTTATTCAAAGCAAAAATTTACttacaaaaaattgaaaataaaaacccGTGCAGGTGGTCTAGTATATAATTATCGGTACAGTACCTTCAAACttaacgaattttttttttttggtaatcagaCTTTCCAAAATTTCAAACTCAAAACTGGTAAAAAAATGAACGGGAATATCATGGTTCAAATAGGGTTTATCCTATAGAGTTAGGGTTTTATTCAattaaacttaatattttctatataatttaaaattaatttaaatttttattttgctggaaaaaagttaaaatttattttccacCAAAAAACTTAAACTCTTGTTTTCGGTAAAAAATGCAAAATCTTGTTTCcaagtaagaaaataaaatctaattttcacTGAaacataaaatcatatttattgtaaaatattttaattttgatttttcatcaaaaacataaaatattttttcttcaaaattataaattaattattatatttatcataaatgaataaaataaatttatcatatataattGAATATAAACTGAACAAATGATAATAATGTAGTAGGGTACTCGTGGCCGTAGATAACCTTAAGAATAACAATGGTTTCCTTCGGTTACCTTAACAGTTTAGAGTTTCTTAAGTTTTTTCCTATTAAAATTGTTTTGGACAGTTTTTCGGATTACCTTAATTAAGAGTTTTGGGTTTCTTAAAGTTTCTTAAGGTTTAActttataataacacaaaaggTCACATTCTAATTGCCACACACTTTTCTCTTGTTGATTGTCCATCATACCCTTAAAGCCTTACTCTCATTCTTGTTACATGTTTTGCTAACTAAAAAACTGTGTGCAAAtaaaatacgaactcataaacCTTGAACATGGTCGAATCGAACATGGTCGAATCGTCTGCTTCATGAAAGGCCGACCTCATCTCCTGGTAACTAaattaaaaaccctaatttttcatTCACCCTCCCCTCCAATTTCTCGTTTTGGGATGTGAAATTTGAAAACCCTTGATTTTGGAATTTTGGACAGACCGCAGGAAATATCTTACATGGAGGAGCAACAGAGACACTGGTGGATTTGATAGGATCAGCTGTAATTTTCACAACCGGAGTTACACAGTCAGGTGTTTCATTTGAGATCAAACTCTCATACCTTGATGATGCGTTTCTTGACGTAAGATTATGTTTTTCTGTTGAGATCAATTTCAAAGAAACCAAAATTAGATCTGTGTCTGGGTGATTCAATTTCAAAGATTATATAGTGAGATTTTGATGTTGCTGGAAGATATAGAGATAGAGTCAAAAGCTCAGCATGTGGGTAAGGTAATATCTGTTGTGAGTGTTTagctgaggaagaagaagaatgataaGATGATGGGAACATGGGACCTTCTCCAAGAAAAAACGTCCACGGAACATAGTCCACGACACAGCTAATACATGAAACGTTTTAAGATTTGAAACTTAGTCCACGACAGCTaacctccctctctctcttacGATGATGACATATATGAGATTATGTGAgtttttcatggtatattgTTTGGATTGACATAGATTgcaatttgtatttttgtaagGTGCTCATGAATATGTATGTTAAATTTCAGGGGATGAGTTTGAATACTAGTGTAGGTCTATTCAAATGTTTCATACAAATCCAATTCTAAAAATTGATGTTAACTAGAAAAGTTCACGCTTTTATGAAAGTTTATATTACATTCTCGTAAGTGAGTAAATTCTTTATAATGTGAATGTTTGAATATCCATAAGAACATGTCTACAAAAACATATACACATGAATCTATCTACACAAGCCACTACACCATATTCTTTCAATTCCTAACGAAACACATGCATCCTtcaacacaaacacacacaaaaaaaaatccaaattctTACAATTCCACACCTTAAATGatatttaaacatattttagttttcttatCCATAATTCTTATGTCTACaactcatttttaatttatgttttcacAATTCACGAGTTCACATTTTTTCTCTATTcacaacatatatatgttcagATTTTTTCTGTCCACAAACACTTAATCCACAAATCtgctttttgtgtgtttaatatACTTTTGTGGGTGGTTTATCCACCTAGTATCCacaatattttattcaaaaatcattttctatgtttttcatattaaaattactaaaatatatgtaaatgaatatcaaatataaaagataaaatgaatttattatatcaaatttatttatttatttatatattttaattttagaaaaataatcaaataaagaaaTGGGGGatgaataaataataatataaatataaaacattgcACCTCATTCATTTAAACATGTGAATCTAATAACATTTTGGTTCTTTTTAGTTACACTTTCATTACAACTTGACTAATTTCCAATCATTACTTGTTAGGAAAAAGGTATTTCGGTCCAAGAACATccttgaaacaaaaaaatgtgcTTTTTCAGCGAAATCtaattagatattaaaaaaaaaagacaaaagtgATAATCCACTCTTTTAAGAGAATGTTATGTAAAAGGACACATCTTGTGTTTCTTTTTCACCTGAAAACACATTGTGTATTTGGAGCATTTCTTGAAGACAACTGTCTTTTTTAGACGAAAATGACCATGTAAACAAACAACTAGAATCTACTTTAGTCAAGGCATTCAGTTGGTGTTGGCATTTAATGCctaatttaaagaggtttgaGGTTGGTGTGTGGGGTTTGCGTGAATTAATTTGGACTCTTGGATAGTTTATGGATATATGAGCATCAATATAACCATAAGATATCATTTATCAAATCAATCCAATGGCCATAATTTGTAGgtgaaaaaaaagattttatgaattttttgtgCTTTCCGACATAAGGCTCTTCACCCTTTTTtaggaacaattttttttgttgctatttataactaaaataatttttatacctccaacatatttttattcatatttattttttaatttgaagatacaaaaatatataaatctgtatatagaaaataatttttttctttttattttgatatccatatttatatatattttaatttttcttaaaatttgattttagtatAACATTGTGGACAGTGTTTTCGtggatatattttttgatagaAGAGAATGAGTGGATGTATCTATAGTGGTTGGTAGAAGAGAATGAGTGGATGTATCTATAGTGGATAGGTTCTTGGTGCATAGGTTTGTGTCTATGGTGGATAAGTGTTTATGGACAAGAGTTTGTGGATAAGTAATAATCtcaaaatccataaaaaaaagtaatatgaGATATGTGGACGAGATAAACGCGGATAAGAAAAAGTTGTGGAAATGTTCTTGTACACATCCATTAGTCAAAATTGCATGTTAACTTAACAATAATCCAAAATCTCATCCATTTAAGAGCGTGGGGTCAATCCAAAAGGATTTATATGCAAATTTGAGAGTTTAGGATCAAATTCAGAACAACGACAAAGTTAGAAGATGAGATGTACAAATAAGTAAAAGTTGACCATTGTTGCTCTTCAATTCAGCTTTGGAACTGCAACAAAAAGGAGCTGTGATGGTACTTTGTAGACAaaattcttcattttctttgtattgtcctctttatttttaaactcaTCTCTGATATATCTTCATCTGCTTCTGAATCATTAATTCCTCTCACGCGAATCATTCGACCATCCagctcatcatcttcttcttctatgaATCTTCATACGCTTCTTCGTTCTCTTTGTCATCTACGAGATCTAATTTCATCGATGGAGAAAGATTTTGCCATGAGTGAGGCAATAGAAAGAAAATGAAgcatttttgaataaaatgattgAAAACCAGACTTTGTTATGTATAATTGATTGAGAGATTAAAGTGAAAACACAAATGATTTAtggaagaaagaaagatcgTGAGAGGTTAGATATTTTGGGATTtagataaatttaatttatgaaaGATGGTTGGTTTCAAGATAGGAAATtggaaaaagaaagattatttgTTTGTAGCCGGGACAGAATAGCCTAGTGGTAACACTAGAGTGAACTGGATCCCAAGGCACCTGGGTTCGAGTCCTCTGGAATTCCGGAGACCGcccgtgacaaaaaaaaaaaaaaaaaaaaaaaaaaaaaaaaaaattatttgtcttTCTTAGTTATAAAATCCAACCAAACACGTTTCCACACTGGTTAAAAAGCAGACCAgtcaatttaataaatgaaagtGCTCTATAGGTCCAATATACGTTTGTGGGAAATTGGAAAGATAGAGTGTGTCCTTGAGCGTAAACATTTTCCTCTTTTTAACACAGGAACATCCATATACATAGGAAAAATGTCGTTAATTCAAACTCATCTTTtcttctaaattctattttagagtaactTTTAGCAAGTCTTCTTGAAACTTAACCTTTAATATCACattatttattatctttatttGGTCTCGAATATAAAATCTTCTAACAGGTGTTTCGTTTTAATTTTTCCAAACTACACAAGCCTTAGCTACAcgaataatttttcttttgttagttTCACCAACAAGCACATGCAATACttgtaatataatttaaagttttaccATGGATTTATAATAAGATCGAAAAGCTGAATAATTATTTCATcaattttttattcttcttaAGCAGAAACAGATTCTGTTCCGCAAACTGGAAGGTCACGTTCGAAGTACGGAGAAGCTTGAAGGATTGGATTGCGCTCGAAGAAATTTGTAGGCTTCAAATCGAAGCTAGAAGAAACCGTGGGCATTATTGGGAAATCTTCTTGACATGGAATGTGATGAAATCCAAGTGTGTACCATACCACTATGTCTTTATTCTCTATGTCTCTATCCCTGTTTCAGAACAATTAAACACATCAATTTAAAATCATCAATGACTAACAATATGTATAGTTACAACTCTATAAACTATTAATTATAcagttattaatttaaagagaattttatgaaatttatattttaaagatatcttttaattaacaataaaaaatatatttcatttcaagatattatatattagttaaattttaaggctttatattttatctattttattatattatttaatagattGTATATTGAATACGTATCAtagaatacaaataaattttatgtgtaatgCAATAAAGTAACTGCAAATTATCAAAAAAGATGAAAGTTaacttaaagaaaaataaacaataaaatgctttttattgttatataaaaaatttatatagtaattattaatttatcattttaatgaaactatatttactaaaaataaataatattgtcttattaaattatgtcatattttatattgGCTAAACTTATGaccaaattgtttttattaattcatcgtgtttattaatttatcaaatattactTACCTCTCAGACCAAACTGCAAGAGTATCGTCACCATGACTTTGGTAGGTGAACAAACCACCAGCCCATTGCTCAGACATATTGTATGGAGTGACCCATATTTGGTTATTGGTAAAAGCTCCTCTCTTCTGCGGTGGATCATCGTGGTCAAGCAAGCTAGCAGCCGTGGCTCTAGATACAATCTTGTAGCCCGTTGGGTTACCGACCCTAGTGGTTTTACCAGAATTGATGACGTGGAATTCTGATGGATCGTACAATCTAAGCTTGATCTGGCCTTCCTTTTCAGTTTTTGCAATGTTCCTAACAGCTTTCATGTAACTCTTCCTTGGTGACTCACCCGGCTTAGTCTCCTGCCTCTTTAGGTTCACTTTCACAAACGAATTATCCGGGCCATCGACATCGAGGTCAAGATAGAAAGTGACGTAGTGGTCGTGAATTACTCCTATTACATTTTCAGATAGAATGGTGCCATAAAGCTCTTCTTCATTACCTTCTTTGTCTTTCTTCACTTGGTTCTTGTTCTCATACGCTGTCCCTTTAACCATCAAGATTCCACTGAGCCCGACCTATTTTCCACAGTACCAATAATAGATATTCagtataaaacatttacaatcTTTTTATAACATAAGACTGATAAGGAAAGTTAAAAGTACCTTAGGTCTCATAAGCCCATCAGTTTCGAATTCATAATCAATGATGTAATCGTAGTTACCCACTGAGGCTACCATTCGTACCACAAGCGTCAACTTTGGTCTTACTTCCCTTATCGgctaaaagaaaattgtaattaATCGCTTTCTATCTTACAATATGTGATGCTGATATTTTGAGTGTGACTACTCACAAGCAGCATGTCACCACTGTTATGTTGTAGTCTGTAGATGTCTTTTTATATTCGTCCATACTACTATATATCATAACAATCTTCGGTTTGCCCAGTGAAATCttcataataatatttttgaaagaaTTGATTTGTTCATTATCAATTGGGTTTCAactattttatcataaaaattagtaaaaactgCATTTTCAACTACAAACTCATATGTTTtggttttaaaccaaaaaaaaaaaactcatttatattgactgtctttttttttttttttgaatgttaaatttatatttatcaaaaaagtCCTTTTACATCAAGTGTAGACCTTGATAAGAAAATCCTAATCTTTTGCAACTTATACTTCTAAGGATTAATTATCTACACTCTTGTACTAAACCAATATTGAAGAGCATTCTCCATGCCCTTTCCTCCTTTCAATCTCATTAGGCTTAGCTTGTTTCTAACTCCTTTGTCAATCCGCTTCTTCATTACTTCCAAAGGTAAAGGCTTCTCTCCATGTCTTATTTTGTTTCTCTCCATCCATACTGTGTGAACAATAGCTTGGAAAGCATATCGAGTACAGAAAGATCTCTTCTTGTCATTATCAACCCGCGATAACAACACCACAATTTCCGACCAGTCTGTAGTAAAATCTCTTCCCAGAATTCCCTTTACAAGATGCTCCCAAATCTGAGAGGTGTATGAGCATTCAAAGAACAAATGATTGCGAGATTCTCTGGCTCTCTTGCAAAGAACACATGTAACATCCACACCTTGACTCCATCTCTCAATTCTATCCATAGTTGCAAGTCTATTAAGCTAAGCATTGCTAGCAAAGCCATGAAAGCAAACTTAGGAGTGGCTTGCGCGAACCATTTACCTCTCACCCAACTACACTGAGTATGATCTTCTCTTAGTAACGCCCATGTCTCCCGAGTTGAAAATTTCTCTTTAAATCCTGATTTGCACTTCCATAGACACACATCTTCTGAGTTTTCACACATCTTCTCTTCTACTTTAGTCAGCTCTGCCTCCACTTCAGTTAGCAACGTATTTCGATGCCTTCTTCTTCTGGCTTTAAGCACTGCTTCTTCCACTGTTGCTTCATTTCTTATTCCCATGACCAGAGCTCCTCTTTCACCTAAACTCTCAAATAAAATCCCTTTAGAAGACCAATTCTCATACAAAAACAAGTGCTTATGCCATTTCCTATAAGAACTCTTAGCTGTGTCTCTTTGCTTCAATAATTTCCTCCACATCCAAGATCCAGCCTGAGTATTCTTCTTCACTTCCCAGAAACATTTCCTCTttagtaagttttttttaatccacTTCCCCCAAAGAGAGTCTCCTGTTAACAGCCTCCATATTAATTTCAAACCAGCTACCTTATTCACTTCCTTCAAAGCTCTGATTCCCAGCCCTCCTTCACATTTAAGTTTACAAATGTCCTTCCACGCTACCTTTGCACCTGTGCTTTTCAGTTCCGGACCTGTTCAAAGAAATGAGGCACAGAGCTTTTCAACTTCTTTTATACACCCACTCGGTAACCTGAATACAGATGCCCAAAAGTTTATTATGCTTATCAACACAGTCTTAATTAGTTGCACTCTACCAGCATAGGATAGATATCTGCAAGTCCAAGTGCTTATTCTGCTTCTGACTCTCTCTACTAGTGGCAAGTAATCTTGCTTTCTCATAGCTTTTGTCATGAGAGGCAAACCCAAATACCGAACTGGCAAAGTCCTTTCTGCAAACGGAAAATTCTGCAGAACTCTACTCTTCTCTTCATCTGAAACCCCGGCCTTATATATAGTTGACTTCTCTATACTGATATTTAGACCTGACCAACTGGCAAACTCATCAAAGACTGATAAAGCCCCCTCTATAGACTTCTTTGATCCTTCCACAAACACCATTAAATCATCCGCGAAACAGAGATGAGTCAAGGAGATTTGCTTACAGCAAGGGTGGAAGGTAAATCTCTTCTCTGCAACTGCTTTATCAATCTTATGAGATAAAACATTCATGCACAACACGAAGAGATAGGAAGACAGAGAACAACCCTGCCTTAGACCCCTCGCACTTTGAAAATACCCAGCAAGCTCTCCATTTACTTGCACCGAGAACGAAGGAGTAGAGATGCAGAGATTAATCCAGTGAATGAATTTATCCGGGAATCCTAAAGCCTTCAGAGTTCGCAGCACAAAAGATCACTGCACTGAATCAAATGCTTTGGATATATCTATTTTCATCAAGCACCTTGAGGAGATATTTTCCTTGTGATAATCCTTTACCAACTCTGAAGCCAATAACagattctccatcaataatcTGCCTTGAACAAACGCAGACTGATTTGCAGAAACGATTCGAGGCAGAACCCTTTTGAGTCGATTAGCCAAAATCTTCAAAACCACCTTATAGAGGACGTTACAACAAGCTATGGGCCGATAATCTCTCATCTCCATGGAAtcattcttctttggaaccaaaGCTAATATTGTAGAATTAACCCCTTTAGGTAGAAAACCATACCTGAAAACCGATTTTACTGCAACCGTGAAGTCATTTGCAAGAATGGACCAAGTCATCTTGAAAAACTCAGAAGGAAACCCATCTGGTCCTGGAGATTTGTTTGATGGCATATCAAACAAAACTTTACGAACTTCCTCCTCTGTAACTTCTTCCTCCAACTTCCCACAGTCCTATGTATTGCACCGAAATTTCAGTAAATTCTGTAATTCCTCTGTAGTTGCACCATTAAAACTATCAGGAATCTGATTCAGAAATTCTGAAAAGAACTGCTCTTCTTCCACCTTTATCTCCGAGTGCTTTTTAATAATACGACCATCCTTACATCTGATCTCTCGAATAGTGTTCTGTGCCCTTCGAGAACATATGGCATTATGGAACGTTTTATTATTCTCATCTCCCACTTATAACCAATGGAGTTTAGCCCTCTGTTTCAGATGACCCTCTTCCAGTGCTGCAACATGAAGCCAATTTCCATAAGCCTCAGCTTCCTCCTTCACTGAATCTTCACTAGGATGCAATAGCGTATGCTTCTGCTTATCACATAATATCTCATGAGCTTCTTTAGCTCTTTTTGTGAGGTTACCCAGTTGCTCTCTACCTATCTCACGGATTAGAGGTTTCagattctttaattttttagagAATCTGAACATTGCAGAAGTAGACAGAAACAACCTCTGAGTTGAATCCCAATACTCTTGTACCTTTGGTAGAAACGCAGGCAACCTCCCAATGGCAGTGACAAACTTAAAAGGTCTTCTCAACTTTTCAGGTGGTGGAATGAATTGGATCTTGCACCTCATGTGATCTGAGCATCCTCCCGACTCAAATACTGAATAGGCATTAGGAAATCTC encodes:
- the LOC106395643 gene encoding primary amine oxidase, with product MICVFESYAGDIAWRHSENPVTGLPPIREVRPKLTLVVRMVASVGNYDYIIDYEFETDGLMRPKVGLSGILMVKGTAYENKNQVKKDKEGNEEELYGTILSENVIGVIHDHYVTFYLDLDVDGPDNSFVKVNLKRQETKPGESPRKSYMKAVRNIAKTEKEGQIKLRLYDPSEFHVINSGKTTRVGNPTGYKIVSRATAASLLDHDDPPQKRGAFTNNQIWVTPYNMSEQWAGGLFTYQSHGDDTLAVWSERDRDIENKDIVVWYTLGFHHIPCQEDFPIMPTVSSSFDLKPTNFFERNPILQASPYFERDLPVCGTESVSA